GGAACCTGGACGGTAGACCCGATGGACGGCGATTTTGTGACGCCGATGGTTAATGGTGAAGAATGCGCGTATGTTATTTTTGATGAAAAAGGCATTACCAAATGCGGTATCGAAAAAGCTTATGAAGACGGCGCGGTGGACTGGCAAAAGCCGATTTCCTGCCATCTTTACCCCATTCGTGTGAGTGAATATTCCACTTTTACAGCATTAAATTACCACGAATGGCCAATCTGCAATGATGCCTGCGTTTTGGGCAAAGAGCTGCAGGTTCCGGTTTATAAATTTCTGAAAGGCCCGATCATCAGGAAATATGGTGAAGAATTCTACAGTATTTTGTCGGATGCGGCTGATGAGTGGAAAAAAGAATTCGGCAGCCGATAAAGATTAGAGAGATACCCAATATATGGGCAAATGTTTCCCGCTTTGAATTTCTATGTTTTTGATCCTCCCTTTCGTGTAACCGTTTTAATATAAGTCCACTTTTTCCATCAGTTTTTTCGACAGAAAAAAGGGCGGCACGCCAAGCGTGCCGCCCGAAACATATCTGAATTTATTTCACTATTTAAAGTCTGCTTCAGAAACCCCAGAGTTC
The sequence above is a segment of the Chryseobacterium taklimakanense genome. Coding sequences within it:
- a CDS encoding DUF3109 family protein — its product is MVQIGDKLISEDIFSEEFVCNLTKCKGACCVEGDVGAPLDREETRILEEIFDKVKPYLRPEGVKALEEQGTWTVDPMDGDFVTPMVNGEECAYVIFDEKGITKCGIEKAYEDGAVDWQKPISCHLYPIRVSEYSTFTALNYHEWPICNDACVLGKELQVPVYKFLKGPIIRKYGEEFYSILSDAADEWKKEFGSR